From the genome of Novosphingobium sp. TH158, one region includes:
- a CDS encoding helix-turn-helix domain-containing protein, producing the protein MSEQEAEQPQLPLVGVGPRLKAAREAAGISRTALAQRTRIAERLVALIEAGDWDALPSRTYATGFTRSYARAVGLNEAEIVSGVRRELGLADTVSQRPSAAALEPGDPARVPSARFAWWLALLALVIAIAGFFAWRSLYSPALTLPLAEESASAEPVITTEATAPIAGSSFAPEASFAPTESAEQTDAPPPARPAQRETERRRQQAPAAPARQTPAPAEAAAQPAAPATPSTVSN; encoded by the coding sequence ATGTCTGAGCAGGAAGCCGAGCAGCCGCAATTGCCGCTCGTCGGGGTGGGTCCACGCCTCAAGGCCGCGCGCGAAGCAGCCGGCATTTCACGCACCGCGCTGGCGCAGCGCACGCGCATTGCCGAACGGCTTGTCGCCCTGATCGAGGCGGGGGACTGGGATGCCCTGCCATCGCGCACCTATGCCACGGGCTTTACCCGGTCCTATGCCCGCGCCGTGGGCCTGAACGAGGCCGAAATCGTGTCCGGTGTGCGGCGGGAACTGGGGCTTGCCGATACGGTCAGCCAGCGCCCCAGCGCCGCTGCCCTTGAGCCGGGCGACCCCGCCCGCGTGCCGTCTGCGCGCTTTGCCTGGTGGCTGGCGCTGCTGGCGCTCGTGATTGCCATTGCGGGCTTCTTTGCCTGGCGCTCGCTCTATTCCCCCGCGCTGACCCTCCCGCTTGCCGAAGAAAGCGCCAGCGCGGAACCCGTCATCACCACCGAGGCGACAGCGCCGATTGCCGGTTCGAGCTTCGCCCCTGAGGCAAGTTTTGCCCCTACTGAGAGCGCCGAGCAGACCGATGCTCCGCCGCCGGCCCGCCCCGCCCAGCGCGAGACGGAGCGTCGACGCCAGCAGGCACCGGCAGCACCGGCACGGCAGACTCCCGCTCCCGCAGAAGCTGCTGCGCAACCTGCCGCGCCGGCCACACCTTCCACCGTTTCGAATTGA
- a CDS encoding tol-pal system YbgF family protein: MNTLSVWKRPGTALLALAVALSATSAPAQKANTALVTAETRIKKLEAEVKALQRQVFPGGDGKYFPPEIDKAATGTTPAAGTPATTPVTDLLTRMDAVEAQLSRITAQNEENGNRIAQLEAKLAALSPAPATPAAAPSGTAPAPVTPASTAATSAATAAAAPAVVTPAATGPATNTAAAAPATSFPTPAPVTLTGTRSTATPSKPAAAAPAPAAAKPVAPSAQRVAAVKAIEKPKSDDAGEDDYSYGYRLWEAKFYPEAQQQLQLFITKYPRHMRISYARNLLGRAFLDENKPREAAQWFLKNYQADKKGARAADSLLYLAESMRQLKDTNRACIALAEFGDTFGAEATGRLKSQYEATKRGVKCN; the protein is encoded by the coding sequence ATGAACACCCTGTCCGTTTGGAAACGCCCGGGCACCGCCCTGCTTGCCCTGGCCGTGGCGCTGAGCGCAACCTCGGCCCCGGCGCAGAAGGCAAATACCGCGTTGGTTACCGCGGAGACGCGGATCAAGAAGCTCGAGGCTGAGGTAAAGGCTTTGCAGCGCCAGGTGTTCCCTGGCGGTGACGGAAAATATTTCCCGCCCGAAATCGACAAGGCCGCAACCGGCACCACGCCTGCCGCAGGAACCCCGGCAACCACCCCGGTAACCGACCTGCTGACGCGCATGGACGCAGTGGAAGCGCAGCTTTCGCGCATTACCGCGCAGAACGAGGAAAACGGCAACCGCATCGCCCAGCTTGAAGCGAAGCTGGCGGCCCTGTCACCCGCACCGGCGACACCTGCTGCCGCTCCTTCCGGCACGGCACCCGCCCCGGTCACTCCCGCCAGCACGGCGGCGACCAGCGCGGCCACCGCAGCGGCAGCGCCTGCTGTAGTGACCCCGGCTGCAACAGGTCCGGCCACGAACACGGCCGCAGCCGCACCGGCAACCAGCTTCCCCACGCCTGCCCCGGTAACCCTGACGGGCACGCGGTCCACCGCCACGCCATCCAAGCCGGCGGCCGCCGCGCCCGCGCCTGCCGCGGCGAAGCCAGTCGCGCCGTCTGCCCAGCGCGTTGCTGCGGTCAAGGCGATCGAAAAGCCCAAGAGCGACGATGCGGGCGAGGACGACTATTCCTATGGCTATCGCTTGTGGGAAGCGAAGTTCTATCCCGAAGCGCAGCAGCAGCTGCAGCTGTTCATTACCAAGTATCCGCGCCACATGCGGATCAGCTATGCCCGCAACCTGCTGGGCCGCGCCTTTCTTGACGAGAACAAGCCGCGCGAAGCGGCGCAGTGGTTCCTCAAGAACTACCAGGCCGACAAGAAGGGCGCTCGCGCGGCGGACAGCCTGCTTTACCTTGCCGAGTCGATGCGCCAGCTCAAGGACACGAACCGCGCCTGCATCGCGCTTGCCGAATTTGGCGACACCTTCGGCGCCGAAGCGACTGGCCGCCTGAAGAGCCAGTACGAGGCGACGAAGCGCGGTGTTAAGTGCAATTGA
- the tilS gene encoding tRNA lysidine(34) synthetase TilS, producing MLSAIDIALIERFRKALTALWPGDGRIGLAVSGGPDSLAMLLLAARAFPDRIEAATVDHGLRPESAAEAAMVARACESLGIAHETLAVAVEPGNIQAEARNARYGALAAWIERRGLSALATAHHADDQAETLLLRLNRGSGVAGLAGVRPLGRVPGTAIPLLRPLLDWRRAELAGVVAGSGLQAVQDPSNADPRFDRARLRLALAEVDWLDVPALASSAANLADADVALAWAAAREWEECVSKAPMGLAYRPRAPRAIALRVISQIVRELDGEEPRGSAVARLFDSLIARQPASIGKLVARAGSDGWTFMKAPARRA from the coding sequence GTGTTAAGTGCAATTGACATCGCGCTGATCGAGCGCTTCCGCAAGGCGCTTACCGCCTTGTGGCCTGGTGATGGCAGGATCGGACTTGCCGTATCGGGCGGGCCCGACAGCCTGGCCATGCTCCTCCTCGCCGCAAGGGCATTTCCGGACCGGATCGAGGCAGCAACCGTCGATCATGGCCTTCGTCCCGAAAGCGCGGCAGAGGCGGCAATGGTGGCGCGGGCCTGCGAAAGCCTGGGCATTGCCCACGAGACGCTGGCTGTCGCGGTAGAGCCGGGCAACATCCAGGCAGAGGCCCGCAACGCTCGCTACGGCGCGCTCGCCGCGTGGATCGAGCGCCGCGGCCTCTCGGCACTGGCCACCGCCCACCACGCCGATGACCAGGCGGAAACGCTGCTGCTGCGGCTCAACCGGGGCAGCGGGGTTGCCGGACTGGCTGGCGTGCGCCCGCTTGGCCGGGTGCCGGGAACCGCCATCCCGCTTCTGCGCCCCTTGCTCGACTGGCGCCGTGCAGAACTCGCGGGGGTGGTCGCGGGATCAGGGCTGCAAGCGGTGCAGGATCCGTCGAACGCCGACCCCCGGTTCGACCGGGCGCGTCTGCGGCTCGCCCTTGCAGAGGTCGATTGGCTGGACGTGCCGGCGCTTGCCAGCAGCGCCGCCAACCTTGCCGATGCCGATGTGGCCCTGGCCTGGGCCGCCGCGCGCGAATGGGAGGAATGCGTCAGCAAGGCGCCGATGGGCCTTGCCTATCGCCCCAGGGCGCCGCGGGCCATTGCCCTGCGCGTCATTTCGCAAATCGTGCGCGAACTGGATGGCGAGGAGCCGCGCGGATCGGCCGTCGCCCGCCTGTTCGACAGCCTGATCGCGCGGCAACCCGCTTCCATCGGCAAGCTGGTTGCCCGCGCGGGTTCGGACGGCTGGACCTTCATGAAGGCCCCCGCCCGCCGCGCCTGA
- a CDS encoding L,D-transpeptidase family protein has protein sequence MTGLGAKGWTALVASVGGIVLAGAALLHVEPPAPAAPAKVAGAKPQPAPPPRDERFVIKRVLPISGPIKYGEWHWDEAGVPAGPLVITVDLEARVLSVFRNGYEIAATAVLLGTEDKPTPLGVFPIKWKKAQHFSRTYDNAPMPFTMNITDDGVAIHGTKVENGYASHGCVGVPTPFAQKLFALASVGDKVYITRGKQTGVGQSLTES, from the coding sequence ATGACGGGTCTTGGGGCAAAAGGTTGGACCGCGCTGGTGGCGTCGGTCGGGGGGATTGTGCTGGCAGGCGCAGCCCTGCTCCATGTCGAACCCCCGGCACCGGCGGCACCGGCCAAGGTCGCGGGGGCAAAGCCCCAGCCCGCGCCGCCGCCGCGCGATGAACGCTTCGTCATCAAGCGCGTGCTGCCGATCAGCGGACCGATCAAGTATGGCGAATGGCACTGGGACGAGGCAGGTGTTCCTGCCGGGCCGCTCGTGATCACGGTGGACCTTGAGGCCCGCGTGCTATCGGTGTTCCGCAATGGCTACGAGATCGCCGCAACCGCCGTCCTGCTCGGCACCGAGGATAAGCCCACCCCGCTCGGCGTCTTCCCGATCAAGTGGAAGAAGGCGCAGCACTTCTCGCGCACTTACGACAATGCGCCGATGCCATTCACGATGAACATCACCGACGATGGCGTGGCGATCCACGGCACGAAGGTGGAAAATGGCTATGCCAGCCACGGCTGCGTGGGCGTGCCGACGCCGTTCGCCCAAAAGCTTTTCGCGCTCGCCTCGGTGGGGGACAAGGTCTACATCACCCGCGGCAAGCAGACCGGCGTCGGGCAATCGCTCACCGAAAGCTGA
- a CDS encoding phosphatidylserine/phosphatidylglycerophosphate/cardiolipin synthase family protein: protein MQFSLQVGARDFWEAARADIAAARRRVLIQAMTFEGDSAGLGVAEAICASPASERRVLVDDYSRHVINDRFLALSSDPELAAEARATWDMFDAICASGAALRITNPVGGNPLNYPLRNHRKLLVMDDAVWIGGINFSEHNFAWHDMMLRIENAEVADWFAGEFDKDWRGKPSLASTEFEGLSLHGLDGANNAEGSLPLIDLFENARHSIEVISAYPTFPFVSAMARAARRGVETTIYTPRPNNKPIIRDYLTGVARRSGIALRLLPEMTHVKAVLIDGEAVVVGSSNFDFVAYRANSEYFAVLKRPEIIADFETRLFAPARSQSTEPAGDDHSPWRSLRARVSLGLADILLHGLSHPVRIGEWRRP from the coding sequence GTGCAATTCAGTCTGCAGGTCGGGGCGCGCGATTTCTGGGAAGCCGCACGGGCCGACATCGCCGCTGCCCGACGCCGGGTGCTTATCCAGGCGATGACGTTCGAAGGTGATTCCGCAGGGCTTGGCGTGGCAGAGGCGATCTGCGCCTCACCGGCAAGCGAGCGCCGCGTGCTGGTGGACGATTACTCGCGGCACGTGATCAACGACCGTTTCCTGGCTCTGTCTTCCGATCCGGAACTGGCGGCAGAGGCCCGGGCGACCTGGGACATGTTCGATGCGATCTGCGCTTCGGGTGCGGCGCTGCGGATCACCAACCCGGTCGGCGGCAATCCGTTGAACTACCCGCTGCGCAACCACCGCAAGCTGCTGGTGATGGACGATGCCGTGTGGATCGGCGGCATCAACTTTTCCGAACACAATTTTGCCTGGCACGACATGATGCTGCGGATCGAGAATGCTGAGGTGGCAGACTGGTTCGCGGGCGAGTTCGACAAGGACTGGAGGGGCAAGCCCTCGCTCGCCAGCACTGAGTTCGAAGGCCTGTCGCTGCACGGGCTGGACGGGGCAAACAATGCCGAGGGCTCGCTGCCGCTGATCGACCTGTTCGAAAACGCGCGCCACTCGATCGAGGTCATCAGCGCCTATCCGACATTCCCTTTCGTCAGCGCAATGGCCCGTGCGGCGCGGCGCGGTGTCGAGACGACGATCTACACGCCGCGTCCGAACAACAAGCCGATCATCCGCGATTACCTGACCGGCGTTGCCCGGCGCAGCGGCATTGCCCTGCGCCTTCTGCCCGAGATGACGCACGTGAAAGCCGTGCTGATCGACGGGGAGGCTGTCGTGGTCGGTTCAAGCAATTTCGATTTCGTCGCCTATCGCGCCAATTCCGAATATTTCGCCGTACTGAAACGGCCCGAAATCATAGCCGATTTCGAAACGCGGCTGTTCGCACCGGCCCGCAGCCAGTCAACCGAACCGGCCGGTGACGATCATTCACCATGGCGCAGCCTGCGCGCCCGCGTCTCGCTTGGGCTTGCCGATATCCTGCTGCACGGGCTTTCCCACCCGGTGCGTATCGGCGAGTGGCGCAGGCCCTGA
- the eda gene encoding bifunctional 4-hydroxy-2-oxoglutarate aldolase/2-dehydro-3-deoxy-phosphogluconate aldolase produces the protein MSNPEEVMRLAPVIPVLVIEEVAHAVPIAQALVAGGLPALEVTLRTPCALDVIREMKQVPGAVVGAGTVLNPRELDAALEAGAEFIVSPGLTPALGKAAVDVGVPFLPGTANASDIMLGLDLGLTRFKFFPAEASGGIKALSAIAAPFGMARFCPTGGITQDSAASWLALDAVLCVGGSWMVPKGTPDVAKIEAAARAAAALPR, from the coding sequence GTGAGCAATCCCGAAGAGGTCATGCGCCTTGCGCCCGTCATCCCGGTTCTGGTGATAGAGGAGGTTGCCCATGCGGTGCCGATCGCCCAGGCCCTCGTCGCAGGTGGCCTGCCCGCGCTGGAAGTGACCCTGCGCACCCCCTGCGCACTCGATGTGATCCGGGAAATGAAGCAGGTGCCGGGGGCTGTCGTCGGTGCCGGCACGGTGCTCAATCCGCGTGAACTGGATGCCGCGCTGGAAGCGGGGGCGGAATTCATTGTTTCGCCGGGTCTTACCCCGGCGCTGGGCAAGGCGGCTGTCGATGTCGGCGTGCCGTTCCTGCCGGGCACGGCCAATGCCAGCGATATCATGCTGGGGCTGGACCTTGGCCTGACGCGGTTCAAGTTCTTCCCGGCCGAGGCATCGGGCGGGATCAAGGCGCTTTCGGCAATTGCCGCGCCTTTCGGCATGGCCAGGTTCTGCCCCACGGGCGGGATCACCCAGGACAGCGCGGCAAGCTGGCTGGCGCTCGACGCAGTGCTGTGCGTCGGTGGATCGTGGATGGTGCCCAAGGGCACGCCCGATGTCGCGAAGATCGAAGCTGCCGCCCGCGCCGCAGCCGCTCTCCCCCGCTAG
- a CDS encoding glucokinase, whose product MRILVGDIGGTHARFAPAEIGGGRVLSLSEPLVFKAAEFAGIGPACAEYAERTGERLDRAVFGLAGPVTGGPVRFVNSHWVVDPATLAAEAGLEHFLLLNDFGAMAHAAHALPAEHLAHLCGPDLPLPGRGAISVIGPGTGLGVAVLQRLAKGVAVLETEGSHIHFAPLDAREAAVCAGISASHGRTSIERVVSGPGLGEIVRTFNPDEARSDADLWAAALAGGEQLLDDALATFLASYGAAVGDLSLAHGSLGVVLTGGLTNRMRGHLAGSAFHSRFCDKGRYRARMESIPIKLITHPQPGLFGAAAAYAQEHPE is encoded by the coding sequence ATGCGCATTCTGGTTGGCGATATCGGCGGCACCCATGCCCGCTTCGCCCCTGCCGAGATTGGCGGCGGGCGGGTACTCTCGCTGTCGGAACCGCTGGTGTTCAAGGCTGCAGAGTTCGCAGGCATCGGCCCGGCCTGCGCGGAATATGCAGAAAGGACCGGTGAGCGGCTGGACCGCGCCGTGTTCGGGCTCGCCGGGCCGGTCACCGGCGGACCGGTGCGCTTCGTCAACTCGCACTGGGTCGTCGATCCGGCAACACTGGCCGCGGAAGCGGGGCTGGAGCACTTCCTGCTGCTCAACGATTTCGGGGCGATGGCGCACGCGGCCCATGCCCTGCCGGCGGAGCACCTTGCCCACCTGTGCGGACCGGATCTGCCGCTGCCCGGGCGTGGTGCCATCTCGGTAATCGGGCCGGGAACCGGGCTTGGCGTTGCCGTGCTGCAACGTCTCGCCAAAGGGGTCGCCGTGCTCGAGACCGAGGGTTCGCATATCCACTTTGCCCCGCTCGATGCGCGTGAGGCGGCCGTCTGCGCCGGGATTTCTGCGAGCCATGGCCGCACTTCGATCGAGCGCGTGGTCTCCGGGCCGGGGCTTGGCGAAATTGTCCGCACTTTCAACCCGGACGAGGCTCGCAGCGATGCCGATCTCTGGGCCGCCGCGCTGGCTGGCGGGGAGCAGCTGCTCGATGATGCACTCGCCACCTTCCTCGCTTCCTACGGTGCGGCGGTTGGCGATCTTTCGCTGGCGCACGGTTCGCTTGGCGTGGTGCTGACCGGCGGCCTGACAAACCGCATGCGCGGCCACCTGGCCGGCAGCGCCTTCCACTCCCGGTTCTGCGACAAGGGACGTTACCGCGCCCGCATGGAATCGATCCCGATCAAGTTGATCACCCATCCGCAGCCGGGCCTATTCGGCGCCGCTGCGGCCTATGCCCAGGAGCATCCAGAGTGA
- the edd gene encoding phosphogluconate dehydratase, protein MSSLHPAVERVTQRTIERSKDSRRRYLDQMEREADAHGNRSFLGCSNLAHGFAGAEQDQPTIAFTQAANLGIVTAYNDMLSAHQPYGRYPEAMKLYAREVGATAQVAGGVPAMCDGVTQGFAGMELSLFSRDAIAQGAAIALSHAMFDGVALLGICDKIVPGLVMGALRFGHLPAVFVPGGPMPTGIGNKEKQKVRQLYAEGKASREELLKSEMASYHSPGTCTFYGTANSNQMMMELMGLHVPCSAFVPPGTPLRSALTRAAVHRLAAITRKGEDYRPMAKVVDEKALVNAAVGLLATGGSTNHAIHLPAMARAAGVLIDWQDLDELSAAVPLIAQVYPNGAADVNHFHAAGGIGFVVRELLGAGLIHGDILTVSAGGMADYAREPVLEGETLTWRDVPEQSGDDAILRPVSAPFRSDGGMRLVAGSLGRGIFKTSAVDPARWTIEAPARVFDSQEAVQAAFKAGELDRDVIVVVRFQGPRANGMPELHKLTPPLGVLQDKGFKVALVTDGRMSGASGKVPAAIHVTPEALDGGPLALLRDGDLVRLCAASGVLETSADLSARQPSPPPAPETGMGRELFALYRASADSAERGASPVLAAAGL, encoded by the coding sequence ATGAGCAGCCTGCACCCCGCCGTAGAACGCGTCACCCAGCGCACCATCGAACGTTCGAAGGACAGTCGCCGCCGCTATCTCGACCAGATGGAGCGCGAGGCGGACGCCCACGGCAACCGCTCGTTCCTCGGTTGCTCGAACCTGGCCCATGGCTTTGCCGGGGCGGAGCAGGACCAGCCGACCATCGCCTTCACCCAGGCGGCCAACCTGGGCATCGTCACCGCCTACAACGACATGCTTTCGGCGCACCAGCCCTATGGCCGCTATCCCGAGGCGATGAAGCTTTACGCCCGCGAAGTCGGCGCGACGGCGCAGGTGGCGGGCGGCGTGCCGGCGATGTGCGACGGAGTGACCCAGGGCTTTGCCGGGATGGAGCTTTCGCTGTTCAGCCGCGATGCCATTGCCCAGGGGGCGGCCATCGCGCTCAGTCATGCGATGTTCGATGGCGTCGCGCTGCTGGGCATCTGCGACAAGATCGTGCCCGGACTGGTCATGGGCGCGCTGCGCTTTGGCCACCTGCCGGCGGTGTTCGTGCCCGGCGGCCCGATGCCCACCGGCATTGGCAACAAGGAAAAGCAGAAGGTCCGCCAGCTCTATGCCGAAGGCAAGGCAAGCCGCGAGGAACTGCTGAAGAGCGAGATGGCGAGCTATCATTCGCCCGGCACCTGCACCTTCTATGGCACGGCGAATTCCAACCAGATGATGATGGAGCTGATGGGGCTGCACGTGCCCTGTTCGGCTTTCGTGCCGCCCGGCACGCCGCTGCGCTCGGCGCTCACGCGGGCGGCAGTCCACCGCCTCGCCGCGATCACCCGCAAGGGCGAGGACTATCGCCCGATGGCCAAGGTGGTGGACGAGAAGGCCCTGGTGAACGCGGCGGTCGGCCTGCTGGCAACCGGCGGATCGACCAACCATGCCATTCACCTGCCCGCGATGGCCCGCGCTGCGGGCGTGCTGATCGACTGGCAGGACCTTGACGAACTGTCCGCCGCCGTGCCGCTGATTGCCCAAGTCTATCCTAATGGCGCGGCAGACGTGAACCACTTCCATGCAGCGGGCGGCATCGGCTTTGTCGTGCGCGAACTGCTGGGTGCCGGGCTGATCCATGGTGACATCCTGACCGTCAGCGCCGGTGGCATGGCCGACTATGCGCGCGAGCCGGTGCTGGAAGGCGAAACGCTGACCTGGCGCGACGTGCCGGAGCAAAGCGGCGACGATGCCATCTTGCGGCCGGTCTCCGCTCCGTTCCGCAGCGACGGGGGCATGCGGCTGGTTGCCGGCAGCCTTGGTCGCGGCATTTTCAAGACCAGCGCGGTCGACCCGGCCCGCTGGACGATCGAGGCACCCGCCCGCGTGTTCGACAGCCAGGAGGCGGTACAGGCCGCGTTCAAGGCAGGCGAACTGGATCGCGACGTGATCGTTGTCGTCCGCTTCCAGGGTCCGCGCGCCAATGGCATGCCAGAGCTGCACAAGCTGACGCCGCCCCTTGGCGTCTTGCAGGACAAGGGCTTCAAGGTGGCGCTGGTTACCGACGGGCGGATGTCGGGTGCCTCGGGCAAGGTTCCGGCCGCCATCCACGTGACGCCTGAAGCGCTCGATGGCGGGCCGCTCGCCCTGTTGCGCGATGGCGACTTGGTGCGGCTCTGCGCGGCGTCCGGGGTGCTGGAGACGAGCGCCGACCTCTCCGCGCGCCAGCCTTCCCCGCCACCCGCGCCCGAGACCGGCATGGGCCGCGAACTGTTCGCGCTTTACCGGGCTTCGGCCGACAGTGCCGAGCGCGGCGCCTCGCCGGTCCTTGCGGCCGCGGGCCTCTAG
- the zwf gene encoding glucose-6-phosphate dehydrogenase, translating into MSFTADSLLLFGATGDLAQRMLLPSLCALGSDGLISPNLRIVGTARQKLDDAGYRQFAREALEKFLPAERRGHMAEFLNRLHYQPLDATDTGGFQALAEKVGPVQGGLAIFLSTAPHLFEPTIAGLAASGLAGERTRIGLEKPLGTDLASSRQINDAVASAFPEDRTFRIDHYLGKETVQNLLALRFANILFEPLWNAAHIDHVQITVAETVGLESRVGYYDGSGALRDMVQNHMLQLLALVAMEPPASYDSTAIRDEKVKVLRSLRLVGADESVTGQYRAGAIAGQPVPGYDDELGKESDTETFVGIKAHVDNWRWKGVPFYLRTGKRLPERVTEIVVQFRRVPHSIFASKAAKTVPNKLVIGIQPEENITLQLMAKVPGLDRDGIRLRPVPLDIAMTDAFAGPVKRIAYERLLLDLIEGDQTLFVRRDEVEAQWDWIDAIRAGWAEHGIVPKPYSAGSWGPSAAIALAERDGVTWHE; encoded by the coding sequence ATGTCCTTTACCGCAGACAGCCTGCTCCTGTTCGGAGCGACAGGAGACCTCGCGCAGCGGATGCTGCTGCCTTCCTTGTGCGCGCTTGGGTCCGACGGGCTGATTTCTCCGAACCTCAGGATCGTCGGCACGGCGCGGCAGAAGCTCGACGATGCCGGCTACCGCCAGTTCGCGCGCGAGGCGCTGGAGAAGTTCCTTCCTGCCGAACGGCGCGGGCACATGGCGGAATTCCTCAACCGCCTGCATTACCAGCCGCTCGATGCCACCGACACCGGCGGTTTCCAGGCCCTGGCCGAAAAGGTCGGGCCGGTGCAGGGCGGACTGGCAATTTTCCTTTCGACTGCGCCGCACCTGTTCGAGCCGACCATTGCCGGCCTTGCCGCCAGCGGCCTTGCGGGCGAGCGCACACGCATCGGGCTGGAAAAGCCTCTCGGCACCGATCTCGCCTCCAGCCGCCAGATCAACGATGCCGTCGCCAGCGCCTTTCCCGAGGACCGCACCTTCCGCATCGACCATTACCTTGGCAAGGAAACGGTGCAGAACCTGCTGGCGCTGCGCTTTGCCAACATCCTGTTCGAACCGCTGTGGAACGCTGCGCACATCGACCACGTGCAGATCACCGTGGCCGAGACGGTGGGGCTGGAATCGCGGGTGGGCTATTACGATGGTTCCGGCGCGCTGCGCGACATGGTGCAGAACCATATGCTGCAGCTTCTGGCCCTGGTGGCGATGGAGCCACCTGCCAGTTACGATTCCACCGCGATCCGCGATGAAAAGGTGAAGGTGCTGCGTTCGCTGCGGCTGGTCGGGGCCGATGAATCGGTGACCGGGCAGTACCGCGCCGGCGCCATCGCCGGGCAGCCGGTGCCGGGCTACGACGATGAGCTGGGCAAGGAATCGGATACCGAGACCTTCGTCGGCATCAAGGCCCATGTCGACAACTGGCGCTGGAAGGGCGTGCCATTCTACCTGCGCACCGGCAAGCGCCTGCCCGAACGCGTGACCGAAATCGTCGTCCAGTTCCGCCGCGTGCCGCATTCGATCTTTGCCAGCAAGGCGGCGAAGACCGTGCCGAACAAGCTGGTCATCGGCATCCAGCCCGAAGAGAACATCACCCTGCAACTGATGGCCAAGGTGCCGGGGCTGGACCGCGATGGCATCCGCCTGCGCCCCGTGCCGCTGGACATCGCCATGACCGATGCCTTCGCCGGGCCGGTCAAGCGCATCGCCTATGAGCGCCTGCTGCTCGACCTGATCGAGGGCGACCAGACCCTCTTCGTCCGCCGCGACGAGGTGGAGGCGCAGTGGGACTGGATCGATGCCATCCGCGCCGGCTGGGCCGAGCACGGCATCGTGCCCAAGCCCTACAGCGCCGGTTCGTGGGGCCCCTCGGCCGCAATCGCGCTGGCCGAGCGCGACGGCGTAACCTGGCACGAGTGA
- a CDS encoding tetratricopeptide repeat protein: MTAISAKACAGIAAGLLAGAALPAHAQGTPPTPAQAEAQYRALAADEAAKAGDPAFDYALGIAAADSGHFGAAIIAFQRVLAVQPNHAQARAELARAYAMAGDIDTARAQFATVVDDPSLPDPVRQRFTGFVRQFDKQIKGGGSDLSGFAEASVGHDSNINAATDLAAITIPLFAALGPGTLGAGARASSDEYYELSSGLSGVVGVGRQDRLFASLLGNWRDNFDSRAFDQASLTGTAGFAHTFANQDVASISGQVQKFWLGYAGYRTAWGAIGQYTHRLSGGRALSFSAQWNRFDYDSDPLRSSDRFTLGVGLVTKTFSASLIGGHEDTRQHAGDHNSNTFAGASLGAEVPVAKGLAVVGGAAFQYSKYDAADPLFLVKREDSRLDLSAGLKVAVLPSLFVVPKATYTRNWSNIALYDHERWTASAGLRFEF; encoded by the coding sequence ATGACTGCAATTTCCGCGAAGGCCTGCGCCGGTATCGCCGCCGGTCTCCTGGCCGGGGCCGCACTGCCGGCCCACGCACAAGGCACGCCGCCCACGCCTGCCCAGGCCGAAGCGCAATACCGCGCCCTCGCCGCCGATGAAGCGGCGAAAGCGGGCGACCCGGCCTTCGACTATGCCCTTGGCATTGCAGCGGCCGACAGCGGGCACTTCGGCGCGGCGATCATCGCCTTCCAGCGCGTGCTGGCCGTCCAGCCGAACCACGCACAGGCCCGCGCCGAGCTGGCTCGTGCCTATGCCATGGCCGGCGATATCGATACCGCCCGCGCCCAGTTTGCCACCGTGGTCGACGATCCCAGCCTGCCCGACCCGGTCCGCCAGCGCTTCACCGGCTTCGTCCGGCAGTTCGACAAGCAGATCAAGGGCGGCGGATCCGACCTGTCCGGCTTTGCCGAGGCATCGGTCGGGCATGACAGCAACATCAATGCGGCAACCGACCTTGCCGCCATCACCATCCCGCTGTTCGCCGCGCTTGGCCCGGGGACTCTGGGCGCCGGGGCACGGGCCAGCTCGGACGAATACTACGAATTGAGCTCGGGCCTCTCGGGCGTGGTCGGCGTGGGGCGGCAGGATCGCCTGTTTGCCAGCCTGCTGGGCAACTGGCGCGACAACTTCGATAGCCGCGCCTTCGACCAGGCAAGCCTGACCGGCACGGCAGGCTTTGCCCACACCTTTGCCAATCAGGATGTCGCCTCGATCTCGGGACAGGTGCAGAAGTTCTGGCTGGGCTATGCCGGATATCGCACCGCATGGGGTGCGATCGGGCAATACACGCACCGGCTGAGCGGCGGGCGCGCCCTTTCCTTCTCCGCCCAGTGGAACCGCTTCGACTACGACAGTGATCCGCTGCGCAGTTCGGACCGCTTCACGCTGGGCGTGGGGCTGGTGACAAAGACCTTCTCCGCCAGCCTGATCGGCGGGCACGAAGATACCCGGCAGCATGCCGGGGACCACAATTCCAACACCTTCGCCGGAGCCAGCCTTGGCGCCGAGGTGCCGGTGGCCAAGGGCCTTGCCGTCGTCGGCGGCGCAGCCTTCCAGTACAGCAAATACGACGCCGCAGATCCGCTGTTCCTCGTCAAACGAGAGGACAGCCGACTGGACCTTTCCGCCGGCCTCAAGGTCGCCGTGCTGCCCAGCCTCTTCGTGGTCCCCAAGGCCACCTACACCCGCAACTGGAGCAACATCGCGCTCTACGACCACGAACGCTGGACGGCCTCTGCCGGCCTCCGCTTCGAATTCTGA